AGCTGCCTTGTCATCGCCCATTTCCTTAAAACCTCCAGACACGACTATAGCATTCCTGACACCTTTCTTCCCTGCCTCCTCAACTAGATCTGGTAGTATGGTAGAAGGCGCAACATAGATTGCTAAATCAATAGGGTCTGGGACTTTACTAATGGAAGGATAGCATTTTAAGCCAAGAATTTCATCTGTTTTTGGATTGATCGGATACACTTTTGCTTTAAATTCATAATGAGAGAGGTTCTTTACCAACTCGTTACCAATCTTACCTGGTTTAGAAGATGCGCCTACAACAGCAACGCTTTTAGGAGAAAAAAAGTTATCCAAATCATTAGTTTGCTCATTAAGATTCTTAACTCCATCTGCCAAAAGACACATACCTCACATACGATAATTATATGTAAATAATTTTAACAATATGTTTCTAATTAATTAGAAATATTAGATTATATACTTGATTCTTGGGGTTAAGAAATTGGCAATTAGAACTGATTTTTCCGTTCAATTACCGAAGAAGATACTTTTTGGAGAAGATGCTGCTAAAGAAATACCAAAATTAGTAAAGGGATTCAATTCTAATTCAGTGCTCTTCATAACCGATCCTACAATAAGAAAGATTGGATTAAGTGATCAAATATTAAATTCGCTTGAGAAAGCAAGGATCCAAACTGAAGTATTTGATCAAGTTGAACCTGAACCCAGTATTAAAGCTGCTGAAAAAGTCATAGATATCTCAAGGGAATCGGAATTCGATTTGACAATAGGAATGGGAGGCGGCAGTTCACTAGATATGGCTAAACTAGCCTCGATAAGTGCTACAAATATCGGAACATTAAAGGATTTTGTTGGTGTCGGGATGGTGAAAAAACCTGGTGTGCCAAAAATACTCATCCCAACAACATCTGGCACAGGCTCTGAGATTACAATGAACTCAATAGTATCTGACAAGGAAAATAAACTGAAGATGGGTATTGTAACGCCTTATATAATAGCTGACGTAGCTCTTATCGATCCATTACTGACCTCAACTATGCCTCCAAAAGTAACCTCATCTACAGGATTGGATGCATTAACTCATGCGGTTGAGTCATTCATATCGATCGATCTAAATCCTTTCAGTGAACTATTTGCTATCGATGCGATAAAACGAATCTTTAGAAACCTACCGAAAGCATATCATGATGGAAAAAATATCGAAGCAAGAAGAGAAATGTGTCTGGCATCAATGTTTGCTGGAATTTCACTTGGCATTTCAGGAGTCTGTGCAGGTCATGCAGCCGCCTATTCATTTACAATAAGCGTCCCTCATGGGGTCGGTTGTGCAATTGCACTTCCGTATATAATGGAACTGAACGCTACGTCTTGTCTGGACAAGATGGTTAAAATTGCTGAGGCTGCAGGAGTTACAGAGGAAGGAGCAAATCAAAAAAAGAACGCTTACAATGTTGTAAATGCAGTTAGAGACCTCATGAAAGAGGTAGGCAATCCACTATCACTAAAGGAAATTGGAATTAGCGATGCAGATATAGAATCGATGGCTAAAAAGATGCTTACCATCAAAAGATTATTGGCACATAATCCCAAAGATTTGAGCGAGAAAGATACTGAGAAATTATTTAGAAGAATGTACGAAGGATTGAGGTTGCCTTTAGATGAATATTAAAAAACTAAAAAAAGTAATCTAATTACTAGAAATTAATTCTTAACAGGTATAAAAAAATAAGAAAAAAACAATTTAATCTCACTTAACATAATATCTTCTTTCATTTTCTGTCAGATCTAACTCTGAACGACCTATTTTTTCATGGTTATCAAGTAAATCACTTATAGTTGCAAAAGTATCCGGAGGTAAATTCTTAGAATCATGCACTTTACCGACTGATTCAGCATACGGACATAAAGCATCATTAATGCATTCTAAAGTAGTGTATCTTTGGCCTTTTCCTTCATCTAATAGTAAATCTTTATCATTTTCTAGATATATGTCTAAGAAGCTCTTTATTTCCCTCGTTCTTAACGGCACAGTACCTTCTTTCTTATCTTCTTTTTTTCTTGAAAAGAACATAGCTGCTGTCAAAAATACACCTCCATTATTTTATATTTTGAATTAGCTTCCACTATTCAAAAAATTCGATAAATCCGATCAAATTAATTGTATTCAGTTATAATTAAAAATTGCCATTCATGCACTCTTGAAAGATAGCTATTTCCAAAATTTTAACGCTTGAACTGAATCGTAATTATTTATATACTGATGCTGATTAGATTAACAAGTTTAAATTACAAAGTTTCGTAAGGGATAAAAATTGAGCAAAAAAACAAATAGGCGTAATTTCTTAAAATACGCTGGTGGTGCAGTAGCAGCTGCGGCAATTGCAGCGGCTGGATACGGTGCATACAAGTATACACAACCATCTGATGGACCGACTCCATCACCTACTACTCCTGCAAAGAATGTTGTCAAAATAGGAACCACAAAACCACTTACAGGGACTGAGGCTGTCCTAGGCAGAAATGAATGGGAAGGAACTCAACTATGGCATGATATGGTCAAGGAGCAAGGTGGAATAAAAGGTGGAGACGGCAATACATACGATGTTGAACTCTTCTTTTATGATGACGAGTGCAAACCTGATAACGTAGCAAGACTCTATGAAAAATTGATCACTGACGATAAGGTGGATTACTTGCTTGGTCCGATATATGGACCTCTAGGCATGGCTAGCGTACCCGTTGTAATGAGATATGGAATACTCGAGTTTTATGGCACATCTAGTTACGACCCAGATATTTGGGAACCAGAATATGGGGATTACATATCCCACACAATTACGAATGGTCCAGCTTATCTTCGTGGAATGATTGATATGATTTTGGACTATGTAGTTCCTGAACTCGACGCTGATGCAAATAGTTTTGCAATAATCCACGGTGACGATATCTTCCGTTATACCTGTGGAAGAGGTGCTTATCAATATGCACAAGATCGTGGATGCAACATCGTTCATTATGAGCAATACTCAACTGACATGGCATCTGTGGATCTATCGCCAGTATTGACCAAAGTCAAAGCTGCGCAGCCCAAAATACTTCTAATGGGTGCCGCATATCCGGACGCTGTGCTTTCAGTTAAACAGAGTGTAGACCTTGATATACCTTTATCTCTGATGTTTCCAGGTACCGGTGCAGTAACTGCAGAGTGGTATGATGCTGTCAAGCCATATGGCGATGGAATATGCACAACAACCCAATGGGAGCCAGGAGTCCTCTGGCCTGTTGACTATGGTCCTTCTCATGACGAATATGTATCTAGGTACACATCGAAGTATGGAAGAGAACCAGAATATTGTTCTGCTATAGGATTCACACAGGCTTTGGCTCTCCAGCATGCAATGGAGAATTGTCAAGAACCTACGAATGCAGACGCAATGAGGGAATATATTCACAGCACCGGTAACGAGTTCAATTCCTTCTATGGGCACTATAAAGTCGATGAGCATGGTGTTCAAGTTGGTCATGAAATGGTTTTAATGCAATGGCAAGAAGGTAGGAAGATGTGTGTCTGGCCAAACAAAGTAGCAAATTCTGAACTCATCTATCCAATGACACCTTGGAAAGAGAGGACATAGGAATAAACTCACAACCTCCTTTTTTTTTATCTTGAAAAACGAGTTTCATCAATTTTTTTAAAGGATTATTCTTCAATTAAGTAAATTTACCTAGAGAATGAATATAGGGGAAAATTATGTCTTTAGAATTATTTGCACAAGCTACGATTAATGGTCTTTTTATTGGTTTTCTTTTCGGATTAATTGGAATGGGTTTGACTATTATATTTGGAATAATGAAGGTACTAAATATCGCAACAGGTGCGATGATCGTTTTAGGAGCTTTTACCGCATATTGGATGTTGATGATTTTTGGAATCAATCCGCTTATTGGGGTCGTAATCGCTGGCGCATTTGGTTTGATAGTTGGAGCGATTATCTATCAATTAGTTGTTAGAAGAGTCGTTAGAGCACAAATGCTTTCTTCCCTTCTAGCGCTATTCGGAGTAATGATGGTATTAGAGAACATTATGATGCATCTTTGGGGAACCAATCCAAGATCAATTCCGGTCTTTTACCCCTCAATCAATATAGGATTAGTGACTATTAGTGGAACAAGAGCAGTCGTAGCTCTTCTTTCAATAGCTGTAACTCTTTTGCTTCTAGCGCTCCTAAAATATACTTACTTAGGTCGAATTATTAGAGCAACAGTCCAAGACTGGGAAGCTGCGATCCTTATGGGCGTAGATGTGAACAGAGTATATACTATTGGATTCGCACTTGGTGTTACTTTGACATTTGTTGCTGGCGCATTAATGGCGTTTATACAGCCTTTCGAACCGTTTTCGGGATTTAATTACACCCTTGTTGCATTCGTTGTAGTCGTTCTGGGAACTTTAGGAAATCCTGTCGGGTGCTTATTTGCTGGTTTGATCATTGGACTCGTTCATAGTTTTACCGGAATCTATTGGATACCGGCCATGAGTCCGGCCGTTGTATATTTAGTTCTAATTATAACATTTCTAGTAATGCCACAAGGTATTATGGGTAGGAGGAAGTAGAATTATGCTTGAGATCAAATCTCAGTTAGGTAAGCTAAATAGTCTTATTCTATCTTTGGCTTTTCTTGCTATAATTGGAATATTTGGTTTGTTTGCAGAAAGCTCATATACATCATATTTCTTTGGAATGGTTGAGCTACTGATATTAGCATACAGCCTAAACATCATTACAGGCCTTACTGGTTATGCAAATTTCGGGCATGTTGTCTTCTATGGATTAGGTGCATATGCTGTAGCGACTTTTATCACACTCTTGCATCCATTAGGATTCATACCTCATACATTTCTGCTTGTAATTGCTGCGGGGGGAGTGGCAGCTTTATTCGCTATACTTGTAGGCATACCGGTGCTGAGGCTTAGAGGCGATTATTTTGCTATAGCTACACTTGGAATAGTTTTTGCTGTTTCAATTACTATTAAAAATATTAAATGGCTAGGAGAAGGTAGAGGTTTATATTTCATTGGAAAAGTTCCTTTGTATGATATAAAAGTGCTGTACGCCTATCTTCTAATCATTGCATTTGCAGTGATTCTCACATCCGCTCTAATATTTAGGGTAAAATTAGGCTATGGATTAAGAGCCATAAGAGATGACGAGGATGTAGCTGAAGTGATGGGTGTAAACACAGCAAAATATAAGGTTATGGCCTTTGCCATAGCAGCATTCTTTGCAGGCATGGCTGGAGGGGTAATGGCTTTGTTTTTCTCAGCTTCCTATCCAGAATACTTCGCGATGGGTCGTTCAGTTGAGATGTTTGCCGCAATTATTTTAGGGGGTGTGGGAACTCTTCTTGGGCCACTTATTGGGGCAACAGTTTTCTGGGTAATTAAAGATGCTTTGTTGATAAATTTACCATACTATCATTTAGTATTCTTTGGAATTATTCTGGTTGTACTTGTTCTATTTTTCCCAAAGGGAATTTTAGGTCTGATAAATAGGCTACTAGCTAAAAAGGGCAAGGTGTTACAGTAAATGAGCCAAGAGAAATTGTTAGCCATAAATGGATTAACGAAGAGATTCGGCGGTCTTATTGCAGTTAATGATGTTAATATTGAAGTGAAAAAAGGCGAGATTCTAGGATTGATAGGGCCGAATGGTTCAGGAAAAACTACTATATTCAATGTTATCACAGGTTTATACTCGCCTGATGGAGGAACCATCACTTTTAAGAGCGAAAGGATTGAAGGTCTTAAACCATATAAAATAGCTCAAAAAGGCATCGGACGAACATTCCAAGTTGTGAGACCATTTGGTAATATGAGTGTATTGGAAAATATTATGGTCAGCGGAATGTTCTGTGCCCATAAAGAAGAGAAAAAATGTGACATCGAGGACCGATGTCATAGATTATTGAAGTTAACAAATTTAGAAGATAGGGTAAATGAAAATGCTGAGATGCTAAGTCTAGCTGAGAAAAGGAGACTTGAGATCGCTAGAGCTTTAGCTCTTGATCCAGGACTACTCCTGCTCGATGAAACCATGGCAGGTTTAACACACACAGAAGTTGATGAGGCCCTAACAATGATGGAGAATATTAAACGTGAATATGACCTGACAATAATGGTCGTTGAGCATATAATGAGGGCAATAATGAGGATATCCGAGAGGATAGTAGTGCTAAATGAGGGAAAGATAATCGCTGAAGGCGCTCCGGAGAAGGTTGCAAATGATAAAAATGTTTTAGAGGCATATCTAGGGAAAAAGGTGGTTTAAGATGGCTCTACTTGAAATTAAGAATCTTAATTCTGGTTATGGGCAAATAAAAGCGCTATGGGACGTTTCACTTGAAGTTGAAAAAAAAGGCATTACAGCTCTTTTGGGTGCAAATGGAGCAGGTAAAACTACACTTCTAAACTGTATAACAGGTCTCAAAAAAGTTTGGTCTGGCGAAGTGCAATTTGATGGCCTGAATATTTTGACCATTAAACCAAATAAAAGAGTAGATTTGGGAATCTCAATGGTGCCTGAGGAAAGAGGGATTTTTTATGAGATGTCAGTCTACGAAAACCTTTTAATGGGGGCCTATCCGTCCAAAGCTAGAGAGAAAATTCAGGACTCTTTAGAGTGGGTATATCAATTCTTTCCCGTTTTAAAAGAAAGAAAAGATCAAATTGCAGGCACTCTCAGTGGTGGAGAGCAACAGATGCTTTCTATAGGAAGATCTTTAATGTCAAGACCGAAACTTCTCCTATTAGATGAAATATCTACAGGTTTAGCACCAACATTGGTACAGAAAGTAATGGAGACAATATTCAAGGTAAGTGAAGAAGGTTTGCCAATGCTTTTAGTAGAACAGCATGTAGAAATGGCTTTAGAAGTTTCTAAGATAGGTTACGTACTTGAGAATGGTAGAATAGTAATGCACGGTAAGAGTAAAGACCTCCGTATGGATAAGAACCTTCGTGAAGCTTATATGGGAATTTAATTGTTATTGGTGAAAAATCTTGCCAAATGCAAAGTATGAAAAGTTCTTAGAAGAACAAGTAGATGAATTGAAAAAAATTGGATTCTTATCACATATCAGAGTACTTGAAGGACCTAATTCTACAAAATCTGTGCTCGATGGAAAAGAGGTTCTGGTCTTATGTGCAAATAATTACTTGGGATTGGCAAATAATCAAGAGATGATGCAAGCAGGCAAGGAAGCAATCGATAAATATGGAATCGGAATGGGCACCGGCAGGGGCATCATGACTTATGACATGCAAGAAGAATTGGATAAAAAGCTTGGTGAATTTAAGGGTGCAGACGCAGCATTATGTTATCCAACAGGATACTGTGCAAATTTCGGCGGAATCTGGCCACTGATGGTCGAAGGAGACACTATAGTTAGCGATGAGCTTAACCATGCTAGCATTATTGATGGTTGCAGAATGGCAAAGGGCACAGGGCGCATTGTTTACAAGCATCTTGACATGCAAGATCTGGAAAGCAAGTTGAAGGATAGTATTAAAGAACGTGCCAAAGGAAAGACCATGATAATCACGGATTCTGTATTCAGCATGGATGGTGATATCTGCAAATTACCTGAAATGATAGAAATTGCTGAGAAACATGATGCATTTATTTATATTGATGATGCACATGCAACAGGAGTCCTTGGAAAAACCGGAAAAGGAACTGTTGAGCATTTTAATGCATTCGGTAAAGTAGAAGTTGTAATGGGAACTCTTTCAAAGGCAATAGCAACCGTTGGTGGTTATGTCGCCGGAAGTGAAGAATTATACTACTATCTCCGTCGTCGTGCAAGACCCTACCTATTTTCTACAGGCTTTCTATCACCAGCGATATGCGGTGCAACTTTAAAGGCATTAGAGATAGTTCAAAGAGAACCAGAACGTGTTCAGAAGCTCTGGGATAACACCAAGTACTTTAAGAAGGAAATGAAGAGCATAGGCTACAATACTGGAATAAGTGAGACTCCGATAACTCCTATTCTATTGGACACTCCAGAAAAATCTAAAGAATTAAGTAGACTTCTATACGAGGAAGAAAATATTTTCGTTCAGGCATTTAGCTATCCTGTTGTACCAAAAGGTACTGATAGAATCAGAACTATAGTCAATGCCCATCATACAAAAGAACAATTAGAACGTGCTTTAGAGGCATTCGAAAAGATAGGAAAGAGAATAGGTGCAATATAGACAAAATAATTGAGCCAATTCCGGTGAACTTATGGATAAAGTTATTATTGAAACAGATAATGCTCCAAAACCAGGAGGACCCTACTCACAAGGAATTAAGGTAGGAAACACTGTCTATGTAGCTGGATTTGTCGCATTCAATCCAAAAACAGGCAAAGTGGAACCAGGTGGGATTAAAGAACAAACAAGGCAGGTAATGGAGAATCTTAAAGGAGTATTAGAGGCCTCGGGGTCTTCAATGAAGGATGTGGTAAAGACAACGGTCTATCTTACTAATGTAGATAATTTCGCTAATATGAATGAAGTATTCAAAACATACTTCCCTCAGGATCCGCCAGTAAGAACAACTGTAGAGGTTAAGCTTCCACTTCCTGAGTTACTAATAGAGATTGATGCTATCGCTTGTATAACTGACTAATACCTGATCACTAATTAACGTGCTTTACATTCTAAATTAATTTATTAGATGATTAATCCTCCACTGACATTGATTAATTGTCCTGTTACATAATCAAAATCAGATGAACAAAGTCCTAATATCGTACGCGCTACATCTACAGGTTTACCAAAACCCATCGGTATTGCATCTGTTACAAATTTCAACTTCTCATCTGGCATTGCCCTCGTCAATCTAGTATCTATTATACCAGGAGCTAATACATTGATGCATACATTATATGGTGCAAGCTCTCTCGCTACAGACTTTGTAAGGCTTATAACTGCTGCTTTACTTGCAGCATAATTAATTTGTCCAATATTACTCCCTAAGCCCCCAACGCTTGATATATTTACAATCTTACCATATCGCTGTTTTTTAAAATGTTCTGAAACAGCTTTAATCATCAAAAAAGTCCCCTTTAAATTGACATCTATTACAGCATTCCACATCTTATCGTCCATTTTATGAATTGTCTTGTCTTCTGTAACTCCTGCATTATTGACTAGGATATGCAATCCACCAAGCTTTTCCTTTGCCTTCTCAACCATCTTCAAACAATTTTCTTCTTGTGTAACATCTCCTTCATCTATTCCAGCTACAACTATGACTTCTGATCCCTTTTTCTTGATTTCTTCAGCTGCTTCATTAGCTTCTTTTAGATCAATATCATTGATAACAATACTAGCTCCTTCCTCAGCTAAGACTGATGCTGTGCGTTTGCCGATCCCTCTTCCAGAACCAGTTACTATAGCTACTTTATTATCTAATCTACCCAAAATCACCCACCTTAAAGCATGTAAATGTAAAGGCCATAATCAACATTGATAGTTTGGCCGTTAATTGGTTTACCATCTTCGGAAGCTAAGAATATAATTACTTTGGCTACCTCATCAGCTGTAACATTTCTAACAGATGCCAACTCAACCTGAGTCTGTTCAAATTGCTTTTTCATATTAGCTGGTATTCCTTGAATATTCTCTTCGATCACTCCTGGGCAAACGGCTGAGCATGTAACTCCCCAACGTGACCATTCCTTGCTTACAGATTTCATAACACCAAGCACCCCGCCACTTGATGACGTATAATTTGAAGCCCCAGCTATTCCGCTTCTAGCTCCAAGGGACGATACAAAAACTATACTTCCCCCCTTCTTTTCCTTGAATATGTTATACACTTCTTGCAGAGTATGAAATATGGATACTAGATTTCGATCGACGGTTTTTTCCCAAAAATTCACATCTATCTCTTGCATATCTCTTGGTTCAGGGGCCTCTTCATTAAATATAAGCGCATCAATCGTTCCATAATTATCTAAAGCTAGATCGAACATCTTT
This genomic interval from Candidatus Bathyarchaeota archaeon contains the following:
- a CDS encoding branched-chain amino acid ABC transporter permease encodes the protein MLEIKSQLGKLNSLILSLAFLAIIGIFGLFAESSYTSYFFGMVELLILAYSLNIITGLTGYANFGHVVFYGLGAYAVATFITLLHPLGFIPHTFLLVIAAGGVAALFAILVGIPVLRLRGDYFAIATLGIVFAVSITIKNIKWLGEGRGLYFIGKVPLYDIKVLYAYLLIIAFAVILTSALIFRVKLGYGLRAIRDDEDVAEVMGVNTAKYKVMAFAIAAFFAGMAGGVMALFFSASYPEYFAMGRSVEMFAAIILGGVGTLLGPLIGATVFWVIKDALLINLPYYHLVFFGIILVVLVLFFPKGILGLINRLLAKKGKVLQ
- a CDS encoding aminotransferase class I/II-fold pyridoxal phosphate-dependent enzyme, with the protein product MPNAKYEKFLEEQVDELKKIGFLSHIRVLEGPNSTKSVLDGKEVLVLCANNYLGLANNQEMMQAGKEAIDKYGIGMGTGRGIMTYDMQEELDKKLGEFKGADAALCYPTGYCANFGGIWPLMVEGDTIVSDELNHASIIDGCRMAKGTGRIVYKHLDMQDLESKLKDSIKERAKGKTMIITDSVFSMDGDICKLPEMIEIAEKHDAFIYIDDAHATGVLGKTGKGTVEHFNAFGKVEVVMGTLSKAIATVGGYVAGSEELYYYLRRRARPYLFSTGFLSPAICGATLKALEIVQREPERVQKLWDNTKYFKKEMKSIGYNTGISETPITPILLDTPEKSKELSRLLYEEENIFVQAFSYPVVPKGTDRIRTIVNAHHTKEQLERALEAFEKIGKRIGAI
- a CDS encoding iron-containing alcohol dehydrogenase, translated to MAIRTDFSVQLPKKILFGEDAAKEIPKLVKGFNSNSVLFITDPTIRKIGLSDQILNSLEKARIQTEVFDQVEPEPSIKAAEKVIDISRESEFDLTIGMGGGSSLDMAKLASISATNIGTLKDFVGVGMVKKPGVPKILIPTTSGTGSEITMNSIVSDKENKLKMGIVTPYIIADVALIDPLLTSTMPPKVTSSTGLDALTHAVESFISIDLNPFSELFAIDAIKRIFRNLPKAYHDGKNIEARREMCLASMFAGISLGISGVCAGHAAAYSFTISVPHGVGCAIALPYIMELNATSCLDKMVKIAEAAGVTEEGANQKKNAYNVVNAVRDLMKEVGNPLSLKEIGISDADIESMAKKMLTIKRLLAHNPKDLSEKDTEKLFRRMYEGLRLPLDEY
- a CDS encoding SDR family oxidoreductase, translated to MYKRFEKKTVLITNAKGIIGSTCAKLFHNEGANIVVNDKDRESMNKISDELKTRILTTNEDLASSQGTKKMFDLALDNYGTIDALIFNEEAPEPRDMQEIDVNFWEKTVDRNLVSIFHTLQEVYNIFKEKKGGSIVFVSSLGARSGIAGASNYTSSSGGVLGVMKSVSKEWSRWGVTCSAVCPGVIEENIQGIPANMKKQFEQTQVELASVRNVTADEVAKVIIFLASEDGKPINGQTINVDYGLYIYML
- a CDS encoding RidA family protein, coding for MDKVIIETDNAPKPGGPYSQGIKVGNTVYVAGFVAFNPKTGKVEPGGIKEQTRQVMENLKGVLEASGSSMKDVVKTTVYLTNVDNFANMNEVFKTYFPQDPPVRTTVEVKLPLPELLIEIDAIACITD
- a CDS encoding glucose 1-dehydrogenase, with product MGRLDNKVAIVTGSGRGIGKRTASVLAEEGASIVINDIDLKEANEAAEEIKKKGSEVIVVAGIDEGDVTQEENCLKMVEKAKEKLGGLHILVNNAGVTEDKTIHKMDDKMWNAVIDVNLKGTFLMIKAVSEHFKKQRYGKIVNISSVGGLGSNIGQINYAASKAAVISLTKSVARELAPYNVCINVLAPGIIDTRLTRAMPDEKLKFVTDAIPMGFGKPVDVARTILGLCSSDFDYVTGQLINVSGGLII
- a CDS encoding ABC transporter ATP-binding protein produces the protein MSQEKLLAINGLTKRFGGLIAVNDVNIEVKKGEILGLIGPNGSGKTTIFNVITGLYSPDGGTITFKSERIEGLKPYKIAQKGIGRTFQVVRPFGNMSVLENIMVSGMFCAHKEEKKCDIEDRCHRLLKLTNLEDRVNENAEMLSLAEKRRLEIARALALDPGLLLLDETMAGLTHTEVDEALTMMENIKREYDLTIMVVEHIMRAIMRISERIVVLNEGKIIAEGAPEKVANDKNVLEAYLGKKVV
- a CDS encoding amino acid ABC transporter substrate-binding protein, whose amino-acid sequence is MSKKTNRRNFLKYAGGAVAAAAIAAAGYGAYKYTQPSDGPTPSPTTPAKNVVKIGTTKPLTGTEAVLGRNEWEGTQLWHDMVKEQGGIKGGDGNTYDVELFFYDDECKPDNVARLYEKLITDDKVDYLLGPIYGPLGMASVPVVMRYGILEFYGTSSYDPDIWEPEYGDYISHTITNGPAYLRGMIDMILDYVVPELDADANSFAIIHGDDIFRYTCGRGAYQYAQDRGCNIVHYEQYSTDMASVDLSPVLTKVKAAQPKILLMGAAYPDAVLSVKQSVDLDIPLSLMFPGTGAVTAEWYDAVKPYGDGICTTTQWEPGVLWPVDYGPSHDEYVSRYTSKYGREPEYCSAIGFTQALALQHAMENCQEPTNADAMREYIHSTGNEFNSFYGHYKVDEHGVQVGHEMVLMQWQEGRKMCVWPNKVANSELIYPMTPWKERT
- a CDS encoding ABC transporter ATP-binding protein, whose translation is MALLEIKNLNSGYGQIKALWDVSLEVEKKGITALLGANGAGKTTLLNCITGLKKVWSGEVQFDGLNILTIKPNKRVDLGISMVPEERGIFYEMSVYENLLMGAYPSKAREKIQDSLEWVYQFFPVLKERKDQIAGTLSGGEQQMLSIGRSLMSRPKLLLLDEISTGLAPTLVQKVMETIFKVSEEGLPMLLVEQHVEMALEVSKIGYVLENGRIVMHGKSKDLRMDKNLREAYMGI
- a CDS encoding branched-chain amino acid ABC transporter permease, which translates into the protein MSLELFAQATINGLFIGFLFGLIGMGLTIIFGIMKVLNIATGAMIVLGAFTAYWMLMIFGINPLIGVVIAGAFGLIVGAIIYQLVVRRVVRAQMLSSLLALFGVMMVLENIMMHLWGTNPRSIPVFYPSINIGLVTISGTRAVVALLSIAVTLLLLALLKYTYLGRIIRATVQDWEAAILMGVDVNRVYTIGFALGVTLTFVAGALMAFIQPFEPFSGFNYTLVAFVVVVLGTLGNPVGCLFAGLIIGLVHSFTGIYWIPAMSPAVVYLVLIITFLVMPQGIMGRRK